From a single Kitasatospora sp. NBC_00458 genomic region:
- the metE gene encoding 5-methyltetrahydropteroyltriglutamate--homocysteine S-methyltransferase yields MYGYPRQGPNRELKKAVEGYWAGRVDADALQATAAGLRRDNWRQLAEAGIGEVPTGDFSFYDHVLDATVAVGAIPPRHRAAVDADPLAGYFAMARGTQDVAPLEMTKWFDTNYHYLVPELGPDTVFSADSAKPVSELREALALGHRARPVLVGPLTYLLLAKPAPGVAAGFEPITLLDRLLPVYAELLGDLRAAGAEWVQLDEPALVQDRTPAELNAAARVYRELGALTDRPSILVATYFDRAGEALKVLAKAPVEGVGLDFTGPGAANLADLAAVGGLPGKRLVAGVVDGRNIWINDLEKSLTTLATLLGLADRVDVAPSSSLLHVPLDAGRERDLDPQVARWLAFARQKTAEITTLARGLREGVHAITAELAANRADLASRAASALTRDPAVRARVAATTPGDARRAQAYPERAEAQRARLGLPLLPTTTIGSFPQTAELRTARADLRAGRLDGTGYRERMEAEVREVVAYQEKAGLDVLVHGEPERNDMVQYFAEQLTGYLATQQGWVQSYGTRYVRPPVLAGDISRPHPMTVEWFRYAQDLTERPVKGMLTGPVTMLAWSFVRDDQPLADTARQVALALRDEVTDLEAAGAAVVQVDEPALRETLPLRAADRPAYLDWATEAFRLSTSGVRADTQVHTHMCYAEFGEIMTAIDELDADVISLEAARSHMQVAHELAGAGYPREVGPGVYDIHSPRVPSAEEAAELLRRGLAAIPAERLWVNPDCGLKTRGWPETRASLENLVAAARAVRGELAG; encoded by the coding sequence GTGTACGGCTACCCGAGGCAGGGGCCGAACCGGGAGCTGAAGAAGGCCGTCGAGGGCTACTGGGCCGGCCGCGTCGACGCCGACGCACTGCAGGCCACCGCCGCCGGCCTGCGCCGCGACAACTGGCGGCAGCTGGCCGAGGCCGGGATCGGCGAAGTCCCTACCGGCGACTTCTCGTTCTACGACCACGTGCTGGACGCCACGGTCGCCGTCGGCGCGATCCCGCCGCGCCACCGCGCCGCCGTCGACGCCGACCCGCTGGCCGGCTACTTCGCGATGGCCCGCGGCACCCAGGACGTCGCGCCACTGGAGATGACCAAGTGGTTCGACACCAACTACCACTACCTCGTACCCGAGTTGGGGCCGGACACGGTCTTCTCCGCCGACTCTGCCAAGCCGGTCTCCGAGCTGCGCGAGGCCCTCGCCCTCGGCCACCGCGCCCGCCCGGTACTGGTCGGCCCGCTCACCTACCTGCTGCTCGCCAAGCCCGCGCCCGGCGTGGCCGCCGGCTTCGAGCCGATCACCCTGCTCGACCGGCTGCTGCCCGTCTACGCCGAACTCCTCGGAGACCTGCGCGCGGCCGGCGCCGAGTGGGTCCAGCTGGACGAGCCCGCGCTCGTCCAGGACCGCACCCCCGCCGAACTGAACGCCGCCGCCCGGGTCTACCGCGAGCTCGGCGCGCTCACCGACCGGCCGAGCATCCTCGTCGCGACCTACTTCGACCGGGCCGGCGAGGCCCTGAAGGTCCTCGCCAAGGCCCCCGTCGAGGGCGTCGGCCTGGACTTCACCGGCCCCGGCGCCGCCAACCTCGCCGACCTCGCCGCCGTCGGCGGACTGCCCGGCAAGCGCCTCGTGGCCGGCGTGGTGGACGGCCGCAACATCTGGATCAACGACCTGGAGAAGTCGCTGACCACCCTCGCCACCCTGCTCGGCCTGGCCGACCGGGTGGACGTCGCGCCGTCCAGCTCCCTGCTGCACGTCCCGCTCGACGCCGGCCGCGAACGCGACCTCGACCCGCAGGTGGCCCGCTGGCTCGCCTTCGCCCGCCAGAAGACCGCCGAGATCACCACCCTCGCCCGGGGCCTGCGCGAGGGCGTCCACGCGATCACCGCCGAACTCGCCGCCAACCGCGCCGACCTCGCCTCCCGCGCCGCCTCCGCGCTCACCCGCGACCCCGCGGTCCGCGCCCGCGTCGCCGCCACCACCCCCGGGGACGCCCGCCGCGCCCAGGCCTACCCCGAGCGCGCCGAGGCCCAGCGCGCCCGCCTCGGCCTGCCGCTGCTCCCCACCACCACCATCGGCTCCTTCCCGCAGACCGCCGAGCTGCGCACCGCCCGCGCCGACCTGCGCGCCGGCCGCCTCGACGGGACCGGGTACCGGGAGCGGATGGAGGCGGAGGTCCGCGAGGTCGTCGCCTACCAGGAGAAGGCCGGACTGGACGTCCTGGTGCACGGCGAACCCGAGCGCAACGACATGGTCCAGTACTTCGCCGAGCAGCTCACCGGCTACCTGGCCACCCAGCAGGGCTGGGTGCAGTCCTACGGCACCCGGTACGTCCGGCCGCCGGTGCTGGCCGGCGACATCTCCCGCCCGCACCCGATGACGGTCGAATGGTTCCGCTACGCGCAGGACCTGACGGAGCGTCCGGTCAAGGGCATGCTCACCGGACCGGTCACCATGCTCGCCTGGTCGTTCGTCCGCGACGACCAGCCCCTCGCCGACACCGCCCGGCAGGTCGCCCTCGCACTGCGCGACGAGGTCACCGACCTGGAGGCGGCCGGCGCCGCCGTCGTCCAGGTCGACGAGCCCGCGCTGCGCGAGACCCTGCCGCTGCGGGCCGCCGACCGGCCGGCGTACCTGGACTGGGCGACCGAGGCGTTCCGGCTCAGCACCTCCGGGGTCCGCGCCGACACGCAGGTCCACACCCACATGTGCTACGCCGAGTTCGGCGAGATCATGACCGCGATCGACGAGCTCGACGCCGACGTGATCTCCCTGGAGGCGGCCCGCTCGCACATGCAGGTCGCCCACGAGCTGGCCGGGGCGGGCTACCCGCGCGAGGTCGGACCCGGTGTCTACGACATCCACTCGCCCCGGGTGCCGAGCGCCGAGGAGGCCGCCGAGCTGCTGCGCAGGGGGCTGGCGGCGATCCCCGCCGAGCGGCTCTGGGTCAACCCCGACTGCGGCCTGAAGACCCGGGGGTGGCCGGAGACCCGCGCCTCCCTGGAGAACCTGGTCGCCGCCGCCCGCGCGGTCCGCGGCGAACTGGCCGGCTGA
- a CDS encoding tetratricopeptide repeat protein: protein MSGLSSTVTAQQVFTNRVDEVAAFGRSVDAFHRALDEAGVSPVVDRAQGRRNVLTFYGVGGIGKTTLSHELERRLLADTQAEGRDDVATVRIDLSEEGACDTESLLLRLRAGLGQLGSRWPAFDLALASYWARAHPGETLQEFLDASPALRRASRSIGLGDQIAESVRQVDPAGLGGLAGLAHRAALATYRAVRDRVREGRLLSDCELFAELVEADADYETLSYFPYLLAWDLERLPGRGRAGRRPTVCVFLDTFEVVNGRADRAVERILQRCVYLMPNVLFVITGRNRVDWADSGAGAEIDFTGAQCWPNLHFSNDTAEPRQHLVGYLSDSDADSYLSEALTRDGEPAMSPEVRERIISGGQGLPLYLDLSVSHFAALLARGGQPSVADFGGSFTAVATRSIRDLPRDERDLVRTAALTDRVDAALLRAGQPGVPDGSVARFLRRPFLTHDDAYALPYALHTALRHAIGEADRSLPDGWSDRDRNKVAGRLLTWLGRGVGPSGGRAATAQALESGLRLSAAHGVFDDWMAQATQRLVEAGQWSELGAGLTAGPADGAGYRAVRAAIRGVQLRRTGRVEEAIDLLGGAGEGLPPDSRTAQLLRIHLAHALRNHGDYSAAAEIYQDLLGGEFDAAARYWLCDHHYLNGRFATALAALREQRSRGPEDEGERLRLLGHIWRVNARFDEATAAYTEAVDLARSEGLAAAEAKAQANLAQTACWSGDVAAVSAAAARARDLLDLVPNPVELVKIRSAEAVALAMSGAAREAADAVGDTRRLADGITYRGGHNLADVAEILLGVLAGDHDAARRTRSELDHRTRASGGNTYWVPIATSWIDGAGRAAEHVPEVDWVDGPAGSLGRWAELVTHR, encoded by the coding sequence ATGAGCGGCCTCTCTTCGACGGTGACGGCGCAACAGGTCTTCACCAACCGGGTCGACGAGGTGGCCGCCTTCGGCCGGTCGGTGGACGCGTTCCACCGGGCACTGGACGAGGCCGGGGTCTCGCCGGTCGTGGACCGTGCACAGGGCCGCCGCAACGTCCTGACCTTCTACGGGGTGGGGGGCATAGGCAAGACGACGCTCTCCCACGAGCTCGAACGACGCCTCCTCGCCGACACGCAGGCCGAGGGCCGTGACGACGTCGCGACGGTGCGGATCGACCTCTCGGAGGAGGGCGCCTGCGACACCGAGAGCCTGCTGCTGCGCCTTCGCGCAGGCCTGGGGCAGCTGGGGAGCCGCTGGCCCGCCTTCGACCTGGCGCTGGCGTCCTACTGGGCGCGCGCCCATCCCGGAGAGACGCTGCAGGAGTTCCTGGACGCCTCTCCGGCGCTTCGCCGTGCCTCGCGGAGCATCGGGCTGGGCGACCAGATCGCGGAGAGCGTGCGGCAGGTCGACCCCGCCGGCCTGGGCGGCCTCGCAGGGCTCGCCCACCGCGCGGCGCTGGCCACCTACCGGGCCGTCCGGGACCGCGTGCGGGAAGGGCGACTGCTCTCGGACTGCGAGCTGTTCGCCGAACTGGTCGAGGCGGACGCCGACTACGAGACGCTCTCGTACTTCCCCTACCTCCTGGCCTGGGACCTCGAAAGGCTGCCGGGCCGAGGCCGCGCGGGCCGGCGGCCGACGGTGTGCGTGTTCCTCGACACCTTCGAGGTGGTCAACGGCCGGGCCGACCGGGCGGTGGAACGGATCCTCCAGCGCTGCGTCTACCTGATGCCGAACGTGCTGTTCGTGATCACCGGCCGCAACCGCGTCGACTGGGCCGACTCGGGCGCGGGCGCCGAGATCGACTTCACCGGAGCGCAGTGCTGGCCCAATCTGCACTTCAGCAACGACACGGCGGAACCGCGCCAGCACCTCGTCGGATACCTCTCGGACTCCGACGCCGACAGCTACCTCAGTGAGGCGCTCACCCGGGACGGGGAGCCCGCCATGTCGCCGGAGGTCCGGGAGCGCATCATCTCGGGCGGCCAGGGCCTGCCCCTCTACCTGGACCTCTCGGTGTCGCACTTCGCCGCGCTGCTGGCGCGCGGCGGGCAGCCCTCGGTGGCGGACTTCGGCGGCTCGTTCACCGCGGTCGCCACCCGCTCGATCAGGGACCTCCCCCGCGACGAACGCGATCTGGTCCGTACGGCGGCCCTCACCGACCGGGTCGACGCCGCACTGCTGCGGGCCGGCCAGCCGGGCGTTCCCGACGGGAGCGTGGCCAGGTTCCTCCGCAGGCCGTTCCTCACCCACGACGACGCCTACGCCTTGCCGTACGCCCTGCACACGGCGCTGCGGCACGCCATCGGCGAGGCCGACCGGTCCCTCCCGGACGGCTGGTCCGACCGTGACCGGAACAAGGTCGCGGGCAGGCTGCTGACCTGGCTGGGCCGGGGCGTGGGCCCTTCGGGCGGGCGTGCCGCGACCGCGCAGGCCCTGGAGTCCGGCCTCAGGCTCTCGGCCGCGCACGGTGTCTTCGACGACTGGATGGCCCAGGCCACCCAGCGCCTGGTCGAGGCCGGCCAGTGGTCGGAGCTCGGCGCCGGGCTCACCGCCGGCCCGGCCGACGGGGCCGGGTACCGGGCGGTCCGCGCCGCGATACGGGGTGTCCAACTGCGTCGTACGGGCCGCGTGGAGGAGGCGATCGACCTCCTCGGCGGTGCCGGGGAGGGGCTGCCGCCCGACAGCCGCACGGCGCAGCTCCTGCGCATCCACCTCGCGCACGCCCTGCGCAACCACGGCGACTACTCGGCGGCGGCGGAGATCTACCAGGACCTGCTGGGTGGCGAGTTCGACGCGGCCGCCCGCTACTGGCTCTGCGACCACCACTACCTCAACGGGCGCTTCGCCACGGCCCTCGCCGCCCTGCGCGAGCAGCGCAGCCGGGGCCCGGAGGACGAGGGGGAGCGGCTCCGGCTGCTCGGCCACATCTGGCGGGTCAACGCGCGGTTCGACGAGGCGACCGCCGCCTACACCGAGGCGGTCGACCTGGCCCGGAGCGAGGGACTGGCCGCCGCCGAGGCGAAGGCCCAGGCCAACCTGGCACAGACGGCCTGCTGGTCCGGGGACGTGGCCGCGGTGTCGGCCGCGGCGGCCCGGGCCAGGGACCTGCTGGACCTCGTGCCCAACCCGGTCGAGCTGGTCAAGATCCGGTCCGCCGAAGCGGTGGCCCTCGCGATGAGCGGCGCCGCCCGCGAGGCGGCGGACGCCGTCGGCGACACCCGGCGGCTGGCGGACGGGATCACCTACCGCGGCGGCCACAACCTCGCGGACGTGGCCGAGATCCTGCTCGGCGTGCTGGCCGGAGACCACGACGCCGCCCGGCGGACGCGGTCCGAGCTGGACCACCGCACCCGGGCCTCCGGCGGGAACACCTACTGGGTGCCCATCGCGACCAGTTGGATCGACGGTGCCGGGCGGGCCGCCGAGCACGTGCCGGAGGTGGACTGGGTCGACGGCCCGGCCGGGTCGCTGGGACGCTGGGCCGAGTTGGTGACCCACCGGTGA
- a CDS encoding Gfo/Idh/MocA family protein encodes MTDLVRVGLVGAGIIAETHLAVLAEQDRVSLEFTVDPRPGRQPTFRGDPAPHYADLADALRAHRPDLVVLATPTDTHADLAVEALAGSTARVLVEKPLVHDLASLARLRGLDEALDVRGRLFTAHHFAFSPEVDWAAALMADHPEWGPVTTVTSAFYDPYVLKDAEAFAAYGSSWMDSGVNQLSMLTRFVDFTELTSARQGDGGASAWCTARYRSRGESGTARLRSSWLTGSSSKESSLVFGRSGVEVWIDHTALTGFAARGGDLLAAFGTDGRTPRKIAHYRPLYASLLSDRPDPVLGFDAAAGITEIHHAVPGAG; translated from the coding sequence ATGACTGACCTGGTACGCGTCGGCCTGGTCGGGGCCGGGATCATCGCCGAGACCCACCTCGCCGTGCTGGCCGAGCAGGACCGTGTGTCCCTGGAGTTCACCGTCGATCCCCGCCCGGGGAGGCAGCCCACCTTCCGCGGCGACCCGGCGCCCCACTACGCGGACCTCGCCGACGCCCTCCGGGCGCACCGGCCGGACCTGGTCGTGCTCGCCACGCCCACGGACACGCACGCGGACCTCGCGGTCGAGGCCCTGGCCGGATCCACGGCCAGGGTGCTCGTGGAGAAGCCCCTCGTCCACGACCTGGCCTCGCTCGCCCGGCTCAGGGGGCTGGACGAGGCGCTCGACGTGCGGGGGAGGCTGTTCACCGCCCACCACTTCGCCTTCTCGCCGGAGGTGGACTGGGCGGCGGCGCTGATGGCCGACCACCCCGAGTGGGGGCCCGTGACGACCGTCACCTCGGCGTTCTACGACCCGTACGTCCTCAAGGACGCCGAGGCCTTCGCGGCGTACGGCTCCAGCTGGATGGACTCCGGGGTGAACCAGCTCAGCATGCTCACCCGGTTCGTGGACTTCACTGAGCTGACATCCGCCCGGCAGGGCGACGGCGGTGCGAGCGCGTGGTGCACGGCGCGGTACCGGTCGCGCGGCGAGTCGGGCACGGCCCGGCTGCGCAGCAGTTGGCTGACCGGTTCCAGCAGCAAGGAGAGCAGCCTCGTCTTCGGTCGTTCGGGCGTCGAGGTCTGGATCGACCACACCGCGCTGACCGGTTTCGCGGCCCGGGGCGGCGACCTGCTGGCCGCCTTCGGCACCGACGGCCGGACGCCCCGGAAGATCGCCCACTACCGCCCGCTCTACGCGAGCCTGCTCTCCGACCGGCCCGACCCGGTCCTCGGGTTCGACGCCGCCGCGGGCATCACGGAGATCCACCACGCGGTGCCCGGAGCCGGTTAG
- a CDS encoding glyceraldehyde-3-phosphate dehydrogenase, with translation MTVNDDVFTDWKNREEIAESMIPIIGRLHRERDVTVLLHSRSLVNKSVVSILKTHRFARQIAGEELSVTETLPFLQALTTLDLGPSQIDLGMLAATYRADDRGLSVEEFTAEAVAGATGDGKIERSGSRDVVLYGFGRIGRLVARLLIEKASDNGLRLKAIVVRQGGDQDIVKRASLLRRDSIHGQFQGTITVDEATSTIIANGNAIKVIYANDPSEVDYTEYGIKDAILIDNTGKWRDREGLSKHLRPGVDKVVLTAPGKGDVPNIVHGVNHDTIKPDEQVISCASCTTNAIVPPLKAMDDEYGVLRGHVETVHSFTNDQNLLDNYHKADRRGRSAPLNMVITETGAASAVAKALPDLKAKITGSSIRVPVPDVSIAILNLQLARETTREEVLEHLREVSLTSSLKRQIDFTTAPDAVSNDFIGSRHASIVDAGATKVEGDNAILYLWYDNEFGYSCQVIRVVQYVSGVEYPTYPAPAA, from the coding sequence GTGACTGTCAACGACGACGTGTTCACGGACTGGAAGAACCGCGAGGAGATCGCGGAGTCGATGATTCCGATCATCGGCCGACTGCACCGGGAGCGGGACGTCACAGTCCTGCTGCACAGCCGCTCCCTGGTGAACAAGTCGGTGGTCAGCATCCTCAAGACCCACCGGTTCGCCCGCCAGATAGCCGGCGAGGAGCTCTCGGTCACCGAGACGCTGCCCTTCCTCCAGGCGCTCACCACCCTCGATCTCGGGCCCTCCCAGATCGACCTCGGCATGCTCGCCGCGACCTACCGCGCGGACGACCGCGGTCTCTCGGTGGAGGAGTTCACCGCGGAGGCCGTCGCCGGCGCGACGGGGGACGGCAAGATCGAGCGCTCCGGCTCGCGTGACGTCGTGCTCTACGGCTTCGGCCGGATCGGCCGCCTCGTGGCCCGCCTGCTGATCGAGAAGGCCTCCGACAACGGCCTGCGCCTCAAGGCCATCGTCGTCCGCCAGGGCGGTGACCAGGACATCGTGAAGCGCGCCTCGCTGCTGCGGCGCGACTCGATCCACGGCCAGTTCCAGGGCACCATCACCGTGGACGAGGCGACCAGCACGATCATCGCGAACGGCAACGCGATCAAGGTGATCTACGCCAACGACCCCTCCGAGGTCGACTACACGGAGTACGGGATCAAGGACGCGATCCTGATCGACAACACCGGCAAGTGGCGCGACCGCGAGGGGCTGTCCAAGCACCTGCGCCCCGGTGTCGACAAGGTCGTCCTGACCGCCCCGGGCAAGGGCGACGTGCCCAACATCGTGCACGGCGTGAACCACGACACGATCAAGCCGGACGAGCAGGTCATCTCCTGCGCGTCCTGCACCACCAACGCGATCGTGCCGCCGCTGAAGGCGATGGACGACGAGTACGGCGTGCTGCGCGGCCACGTGGAGACCGTCCACTCGTTCACCAACGACCAGAACCTGCTGGACAACTACCACAAGGCCGACCGCCGCGGCCGCTCGGCGCCGCTGAACATGGTGATCACCGAGACCGGTGCCGCCTCGGCCGTCGCCAAGGCGCTGCCGGACCTCAAGGCGAAGATCACCGGCAGCTCGATCCGCGTGCCGGTGCCGGACGTCTCGATCGCGATCCTCAACCTGCAGCTGGCGCGCGAGACCACCCGCGAGGAGGTCCTGGAGCACCTCCGCGAGGTGTCGCTGACCTCGTCGCTGAAGCGTCAGATCGACTTCACCACCGCGCCCGACGCCGTGTCGAACGACTTCATCGGCTCGCGGCACGCGTCGATCGTGGACGCCGGCGCCACCAAGGTCGAGGGCGACAACGCGATCCTCTACCTGTGGTACGACAACGAGTTCGGCTACTCCTGCCAGGTCATCCGGGTCGTCCAGTACGTCTCCGGCGTCGAGTACCCGACCTACCCGGCCCCGGCGGCCTGA
- a CDS encoding glycosyltransferase family 2 protein, producing the protein MTVQELSPAQTGPAEPVGHLPQPPSDQELYWYFGPQRRWVLVATSAAFVFTAGTMFTFALRTPALWVFLAVLALNVVALALSSFNSLRSRRLTRQSHEVLVHAWDPDGLPTVDLYLPTCGEPLDVLENAYRAVARVDWPGALTVWVLDDGDRPEVAALAAAHGYEYVVRPDRGHLKKAGNLNHALTLSKAEFIAILDADFAPRPDFLRHLVPYFADPRTGIVQSPQCFDTDETMGWIQRAAGSAQEWFFRWIQPSRDASDAAICCGSNAVYRRTAIDAAGGFARLDHSEDLFTGLGLYAKGYRTLYVPVLVAKGTSPDNLASYVNQQYRWAMGNLHLLGSPELKRIGAPWRMRLCFYEGIVGYLAAAVNIFVAPLPPLVMMFWYPDQVRPWHVLPMLAPLWLWHVLLPRVSRTRWRIEVIRSNVLMSVAAGAAFWHTLRGRSAAWVPTGAGKAKPGGMARRVVLVSLAWLIASLGAGAAGLALAVAHYGWEPNWGLGLYLAVQAQIGVPLIRDLVGEIRGDARSSASSVPTSRVGMLPRRWPEGLAATATLVLTALLASGWVRPMLPWLG; encoded by the coding sequence ATGACCGTCCAAGAACTTTCACCTGCTCAGACGGGGCCTGCCGAGCCCGTCGGGCACCTTCCTCAACCTCCTTCGGATCAGGAGCTCTACTGGTACTTCGGACCACAGCGCCGCTGGGTGCTGGTCGCCACCTCGGCCGCCTTCGTCTTCACGGCCGGGACGATGTTCACGTTCGCGCTGCGGACGCCCGCGCTCTGGGTCTTCCTCGCGGTACTGGCGCTCAACGTGGTGGCGCTGGCGCTCTCCTCCTTCAACAGCCTGCGCAGCCGCCGGCTCACCCGGCAGTCGCACGAAGTCCTCGTGCACGCCTGGGATCCGGACGGACTGCCGACCGTCGACCTCTACCTGCCCACCTGCGGTGAGCCGCTGGACGTCCTGGAGAACGCCTACCGGGCCGTCGCCCGGGTCGACTGGCCCGGCGCGCTGACCGTCTGGGTGCTCGACGACGGCGACCGGCCCGAGGTGGCCGCGCTCGCCGCCGCGCACGGCTACGAGTACGTGGTGCGCCCCGACCGGGGCCACCTCAAGAAGGCCGGCAACCTCAACCACGCGCTCACCCTCAGCAAGGCCGAGTTCATCGCCATCCTGGACGCCGACTTCGCGCCCAGGCCCGACTTCCTGCGCCACCTCGTCCCGTACTTCGCCGACCCGCGGACCGGCATCGTCCAGAGCCCGCAGTGCTTCGACACCGACGAGACGATGGGGTGGATCCAGCGCGCCGCCGGCTCCGCCCAGGAGTGGTTCTTCCGCTGGATCCAGCCCTCCCGGGACGCCAGCGACGCCGCGATCTGCTGCGGCAGCAACGCCGTCTACCGGCGCACCGCCATCGACGCGGCCGGCGGGTTCGCCCGGCTCGACCACAGCGAGGACCTCTTCACCGGGCTCGGCCTGTACGCCAAGGGCTACCGCACCCTGTACGTGCCGGTCCTGGTCGCCAAGGGCACCTCGCCCGACAACCTCGCCTCCTACGTCAACCAGCAGTACCGCTGGGCGATGGGCAACCTGCACCTGCTCGGCTCGCCCGAACTCAAGCGGATCGGCGCGCCCTGGCGGATGCGGCTCTGCTTCTACGAGGGCATCGTCGGCTACCTCGCCGCCGCCGTGAACATCTTCGTCGCGCCACTGCCGCCGCTGGTGATGATGTTCTGGTACCCGGACCAGGTCAGGCCCTGGCACGTCCTGCCGATGCTCGCGCCGCTCTGGCTCTGGCACGTCCTGCTGCCCCGGGTCAGCCGCACCCGCTGGCGGATCGAGGTGATCCGCTCCAACGTGCTGATGAGCGTCGCCGCCGGCGCCGCGTTCTGGCACACCCTGCGCGGCCGCAGCGCCGCCTGGGTGCCCACCGGCGCGGGCAAGGCCAAGCCCGGCGGAATGGCCCGACGGGTGGTGCTGGTCTCGCTGGCCTGGCTGATCGCCTCGCTCGGCGCCGGCGCGGCCGGGCTCGCCCTGGCCGTCGCCCACTACGGATGGGAGCCCAACTGGGGCCTCGGCCTGTACCTCGCGGTCCAGGCGCAGATCGGCGTACCGCTGATCCGGGACCTCGTGGGCGAGATCAGGGGGGACGCCCGAAGCAGTGCGTCGTCCGTTCCCACGAGCCGCGTCGGCATGCTCCCCCGGCGCTGGCCGGAGGGGCTGGCCGCCACCGCCACGCTCGTGCTCACCGCTCTGCTCGCCTCCGGCTGGGTCCGCCCGATGCTGCCCTGGCTGGGTTGA